TCATGACTCCGGTCGAGATCGCGTTGAGCGCGATCTTCTGCGCGGTGCCGGCCTTCAACCGCGTGCTCCCAGTGAGGACCTCCGGGCCGGTATCGAGCACGATCGCACGACATGCGGCGAGCGCGAGCGGCGAGCCGGCAACGCTCGTTAGAGCGACCGTGAATGCGCCGCGCTCTTTCGCGCGCTCGAGCGCGGTAACGACGAACGCCGCCGAACCCGAGGCGGAGAGGCCGACGACTGCGTCATGCGGACGGATGAAATCGCGAACCACCGCAGCGCCGGCCTCCGAATCGTCCTCGCCGCCCTCCATCGAGCGTACGAGCGCCGCCTCGCCGCCCGCGACGTGCGACCGCACGAGTTCCGGCGGCGTTCCGAAGGTCGGCGCCATCTCGGAGGCATCCAGCGTAGCGATTCGTCCGCTGCTTCCCGCGCCGACGTAGTGCAGCGCCC
The Candidatus Cybelea sp. DNA segment above includes these coding regions:
- a CDS encoding N-acetylmuramic acid 6-phosphate etherase — protein: MTHLPPTERESSKSGGLDCLSTEQIVALIAADQRDAVAAVLAQTPAIADAIDEIARRLRNGGALHYVGAGSSGRIATLDASEMAPTFGTPPELVRSHVAGGEAALVRSMEGGEDDSEAGAAVVRDFIRPHDAVVGLSASGSAAFVVTALERAKERGAFTVALTSVAGSPLALAACRAIVLDTGPEVLTGSTRLKAGTAQKIALNAISTGVMIRLGKVYDNLMVDVVAGNRKLRARALRLVERLARVDERQARELLAAAEGRVKVAVVMERRHVDAAEARSLLERCDGALRPLLP